From Rutidosis leptorrhynchoides isolate AG116_Rl617_1_P2 chromosome 3, CSIRO_AGI_Rlap_v1, whole genome shotgun sequence, a single genomic window includes:
- the LOC139902308 gene encoding uncharacterized protein — MWTDTSFWDDIWVGNLCFKNRFKRLYRLENNKNINIRDKVAEFAGNGLGSWAYNPLGRTGAELEELVGLVRPVILSVDQRDEWKWVLDAKGVFTVKRCSTLIDNATLVRSPNPLESLRNSLVPKKVEVFIWRARLGRIPVRVELDKRGIDLNSARCPICDNDIETVEHILFSCQVAKDIWSKVLRWWGYNSSIFGFSDIFCGTFGNLAYDNKKAFWQAVCWIVCYILWKSRNAKVFKNKIETTSSLLNEIQSLSFEWISRRNKRNKIDWLHWFSCPSSTC, encoded by the exons atgTGGACAG ACACTTCTTTTTGGGACGACATTTGGGTGGGGAATTTATGTTTCAAAAACAGATTCAAAAGGTTGTACCGGCTCGAGAATAACAAAAATATCAACATCAGAGACAAAGTGGCTGAATTCGCTGGAAATGGGCTCGGGTCTTGGGCGTATAATCCTTTGGGCCGTACAGGAGCTGAACTGGAAGAACTTGTTGGGCTGGTTAGGCCCGTTATTCTTTCTGTTGATCAAAGGGACGAGTGGAAATGGGTGTTGGATGCGAAAGGAGTTTTCACAGTTAAGCGGTGTTCAACTTTAATTGATAATGCAACTTTAGTTAGGTCGCCGAATCCGTTGGAATCCCTACGTAACAGTTTGGTGCCGAAGAAAGTGGAGGTGTTTATTTGGCGTGCGAGACTGGGTCGTATACCGGTGAGAGTTGAATTAGATAAACGGGGAATAGATTTAAATAGCGCCCGGTGTCCAATTTGTGATAACGATATCGAGACGGTGGAACACATCTTATTCTCATGTCAAGTCGCAAAAGATATTTGGTCGAAAGTGCTTCGGTGGTGGGGGTATAACTCATCAATCTTCGGTTTTAGTGATATTTTTTGTGGTACATTCGGTAATCTTGCTTACGATAACAAAAAGGCATTTTGGCAAGCGGTTTGTTGGATAGTTTGTTATATACTATGGAAAAGTAGAAATGCAAAAGTGTTCAAGAACAAGATTGAGACTACTTCATCCTTATTAAACGAGATCCAATCCCTTTCCTTCGAGTGGATTTCGCGGCGTAACAAGAGAAACAAGATAGATTGGCTTCATTGGTTTTCGTGTCCTTCTTCAACTTGTTAA